A genomic region of Exiguobacterium sp. Helios contains the following coding sequences:
- a CDS encoding EAL and HDOD domain-containing protein, which yields MEILLARQPIVDRFGSIDAFELLYRSVETPAVFDGDLATMDVLTNTLIHLGVDRVAEGKRLFINFTGDLLQSELIDHLDPTRFVIEVLETVHIDAAMLLTLQKWKEAGFVLALDDFVTDLLRHHGAELFDLIDLIKIDIEAINPREQSAILHILKRNYPHMRFLAERVETHEDHTRSLEMGYDWFQGYFYAKPMLMKGKAVPPQVPVLLKMLKWLDTDDHYEDVVDEIEGNPYISVQVLQLINSPGIGLRNTVSSVRQAISLLGFSQLKSWISLIVLREMKLASPYRWSDELLRSSLHCAKLCELFATETKTLKAESAYMIGLLSHIDALLSVDIDEIIDQLPIEPALKNVLQGDDHPFRDCLLLAISADRGEFERFEMLSNRFGIAKHRAYELLKESQVWLSQKELHLQDKTDSIV from the coding sequence ATGGAAATCTTACTTGCGCGACAACCGATTGTAGACCGGTTTGGTTCGATTGACGCTTTTGAACTGCTCTATCGTTCCGTTGAAACACCTGCAGTGTTTGATGGTGACTTGGCAACGATGGATGTATTGACGAATACACTGATTCATTTGGGAGTAGACCGTGTAGCAGAAGGGAAACGATTATTCATTAATTTCACAGGCGATCTGTTACAGTCTGAGCTGATCGATCACTTGGATCCGACCCGATTCGTGATTGAAGTGTTAGAGACGGTTCACATTGATGCTGCTATGCTCCTGACGTTGCAGAAGTGGAAAGAAGCAGGCTTCGTATTGGCACTGGATGATTTCGTAACCGATCTGTTGCGTCATCATGGGGCAGAGCTGTTTGATCTGATTGATTTGATTAAAATTGATATCGAAGCCATCAACCCACGCGAACAAAGTGCAATCTTACATATTTTAAAGCGGAATTATCCGCATATGCGCTTTTTGGCAGAACGGGTCGAAACACATGAAGATCATACGCGAAGCCTTGAGATGGGATATGACTGGTTTCAAGGATACTTTTATGCCAAACCGATGCTGATGAAAGGGAAGGCGGTTCCTCCGCAAGTACCTGTCCTGTTGAAGATGCTGAAGTGGTTGGATACAGACGATCATTATGAGGACGTCGTCGATGAAATCGAAGGAAATCCTTACATCAGTGTACAAGTACTGCAATTAATCAATTCTCCGGGAATCGGTCTTCGGAACACCGTCAGTTCCGTCCGACAAGCGATTTCCTTACTTGGATTTTCGCAATTAAAGAGCTGGATTTCGTTAATCGTTTTGCGTGAAATGAAACTCGCAAGTCCGTACAGGTGGTCGGATGAATTGTTACGTTCATCTTTGCATTGTGCAAAGCTGTGTGAACTGTTTGCGACGGAAACGAAGACCTTGAAAGCAGAGAGCGCTTATATGATTGGATTACTGTCTCATATTGATGCATTACTCTCAGTCGATATTGATGAAATCATTGATCAGCTTCCGATTGAACCGGCTTTGAAAAACGTCTTACAAGGTGATGATCATCCGTTTCGGGATTGCCTGCTCCTTGCGATCAGCGCAGACCGGGGAGAGTTCGAACGGTTCGAGATGCTGAGCAATCGATTCGGGATTGCGAAGCACCGCGCTTATGAATTATTAAAAGAAAGCCAAGTTTGGCTTTCTCAAAAAGAGCTTCATTTACAAGATAAGACAGATTCAATCGTCTAA
- the pckA gene encoding phosphoenolpyruvate carboxykinase (ATP), whose translation MPMTVLNIEELLKKEHVFKQLSVAELVEHAIRNKEGVLAENGALSVETGKFTGRSPKDKFIVRDQSCEMHIDWGHVNQPMESDKFEQLLQKVLRYMNEADQLYYTEAAAGADTHFTLPVRVVTEYAWHNLFAKQLFLREYPTVAAFEPFTVVYAPHFKADPAVDGTNSETFIAMSFEHRIVLIGGTEYAGEIKKSIFSVMNYLLPQQEVLSMHCSANVGHEGDVALFFGLSGTGKTTLSADESRQLIGDDEHGWSHDGVFNIEGGCYAKTVNLSREKEPQIFDAIRFGTVLENVVLDDTRIPDYDDTSLTENTRAAYPITAIENIAIPSRAGHPKTIVFLTADAYGVLPPISKLTKEQAMYHFLSGYTSKLAGTERGVTEPEATFSTCFGSPFLPLIPEKYATMLGELIDRHGVTVYLVNTGWTGGAYGTGSRMKLSYTRTMVNAAVNGLLADIPTEEHPIFGLHMPIEVPGVPTDLLNPVKVWADSSVYEQQATALAQKFTQNFARFESATDAIKAAGPRV comes from the coding sequence ATGCCGATGACGGTCCTGAATATCGAAGAGCTACTCAAGAAGGAGCATGTGTTCAAACAACTGTCCGTTGCTGAACTAGTCGAACATGCGATTCGCAACAAAGAAGGAGTTCTTGCAGAAAATGGTGCTTTGTCTGTAGAAACGGGGAAATTTACAGGTCGTTCACCGAAAGACAAGTTCATCGTCCGTGATCAATCGTGTGAGATGCATATCGATTGGGGTCATGTCAATCAACCAATGGAATCGGACAAATTCGAGCAACTGTTACAAAAAGTTCTTCGTTATATGAACGAAGCAGATCAACTTTACTACACAGAAGCTGCTGCTGGTGCCGATACGCATTTCACCCTTCCAGTGCGCGTCGTAACCGAATATGCTTGGCATAATTTGTTTGCGAAACAGCTATTCTTACGCGAATATCCTACGGTTGCGGCCTTTGAACCATTTACGGTCGTCTACGCACCACATTTTAAAGCGGATCCGGCGGTCGACGGGACAAACTCGGAGACATTCATCGCGATGTCTTTCGAACACCGTATTGTCTTGATCGGTGGTACAGAGTACGCCGGAGAAATTAAAAAATCAATTTTCTCGGTCATGAACTATCTCTTACCACAACAAGAAGTGTTGTCGATGCACTGTTCCGCTAACGTTGGACACGAAGGGGATGTCGCGTTATTCTTCGGACTATCCGGGACTGGTAAGACCACACTGTCTGCAGATGAGAGCCGTCAATTGATCGGCGACGATGAACACGGTTGGTCCCATGACGGTGTCTTCAACATCGAAGGTGGCTGCTATGCGAAAACGGTCAACTTGTCACGCGAAAAAGAACCACAAATCTTTGACGCCATCCGCTTCGGAACCGTTCTTGAAAACGTCGTCCTCGACGACACCCGGATTCCGGATTATGATGATACCTCACTGACGGAAAATACGCGTGCGGCTTACCCGATCACAGCAATCGAGAATATCGCCATCCCGTCACGCGCCGGTCATCCGAAAACGATTGTCTTCCTGACAGCAGATGCTTACGGTGTACTGCCTCCGATCAGTAAACTGACAAAAGAACAAGCGATGTATCACTTCTTGTCAGGTTATACATCTAAACTTGCCGGCACAGAGCGTGGTGTCACGGAACCGGAAGCAACGTTTTCGACCTGCTTCGGTTCCCCGTTCCTGCCGTTGATTCCAGAAAAATATGCGACGATGCTCGGGGAACTGATTGATCGCCACGGCGTCACCGTTTATCTCGTCAACACCGGTTGGACCGGTGGGGCTTATGGTACCGGCAGCCGGATGAAACTTTCGTATACACGGACGATGGTCAATGCAGCCGTCAACGGCCTGCTCGCAGACATCCCGACAGAAGAACATCCGATTTTCGGTCTGCATATGCCGATTGAAGTACCCGGTGTTCCGACTGATTTACTCAATCCGGTCAAGGTATGGGCGGATTCATCTGTTTACGAACAACAAGCGACTGCACTCGCGCAAAAGTTCACGCAGAACTTTGCACGTTTCGAAAGTGCGACGGATGCCATCAAAGCAGCCGGTCCCCGCGTTTAA
- a CDS encoding S9 family peptidase, whose translation MYSPNADWFELPRQGPFRTFRVFYETSDGERVGAYIILPVRANGQGLLYLRGGTRNIGMVRPTRLMQFAQAGYLVMAPFYRGNLGGTGKEDFGQRDILDAISAFDWLDQYVERTSVFGFSRGGQMALLLAHHREVARTVSWAGVTNLIWTYEEQRTMQKMLRRFTGGVPEQRLEAYRVRSPLYFPPQGDVLLIHGLYDQNVRLRHATNYAARYPEKTRLWVYQYAHQFPIHQKMLVTKQVIDWMLSK comes from the coding sequence GTGTACTCGCCGAACGCCGACTGGTTTGAGCTCCCCCGCCAGGGACCGTTTCGTACCTTTCGGGTCTTTTATGAAACATCCGACGGAGAACGGGTCGGGGCGTACATCATCTTACCGGTTCGGGCGAACGGACAAGGTCTCTTGTATTTACGTGGTGGGACACGTAATATCGGCATGGTTCGGCCGACCCGCTTAATGCAGTTCGCGCAAGCCGGTTATTTGGTCATGGCTCCTTTTTATCGCGGTAACTTAGGGGGGACCGGAAAAGAAGATTTTGGACAACGGGATATCCTTGACGCCATCAGTGCTTTTGATTGGCTCGATCAATATGTCGAGCGGACATCGGTATTTGGCTTTTCCCGCGGCGGTCAGATGGCGCTTTTACTGGCGCATCATCGTGAAGTCGCCCGGACAGTTTCCTGGGCCGGCGTGACGAATTTGATTTGGACGTATGAAGAACAACGGACGATGCAAAAAATGCTCAGACGATTTACCGGTGGCGTTCCAGAGCAACGGCTGGAGGCATATCGCGTCCGGTCACCACTCTATTTTCCGCCGCAAGGAGACGTCTTATTGATTCATGGATTGTACGATCAAAACGTTCGGTTGCGGCATGCGACGAACTATGCAGCCCGCTATCCGGAAAAGACCCGTTTATGGGTATATCAATATGCGCATCAATTTCCAATCCATCAAAAAATGCTTGTGACGAAACAAGTCATCGATTGGATGTTATCCAAGTAA